In Treponema vincentii, a single window of DNA contains:
- a CDS encoding DUF3800 domain-containing protein, whose translation MTLYLLYADDSGVTSDPDVKYSVLAGFATFENQTYWIQKAVDDIMLKYIGRADLELHVSPIRSGRGIWRSFPKENRGLERSSHR comes from the coding sequence TTGACTTTGTATTTACTATACGCCGATGATTCAGGAGTAACTTCAGACCCAGATGTAAAATACAGTGTTTTGGCAGGTTTTGCAACTTTTGAAAATCAAACATATTGGATTCAGAAAGCTGTAGATGATATTATGCTAAAATATATAGGCAGGGCAGATTTAGAATTACATGTAAGTCCTATAAGAAGCGGAAGAGGTATATGGAGAAGTTTTCCAAAAGAAAATAGGGGATTGGAACGCAGCTCCCATCGCTAA
- a CDS encoding class I SAM-dependent methyltransferase, whose protein sequence is MELTMYDFEQYIHKDQNEARAEQMWDNKSQDFYERTEKKPKQFANGFVFRLIKDRQLLKADTRILDIGCGTGRHLLEFAAYTPHLTGIDISSKMLAYAQEKLQHIPQAKLIHGNWMETFNTENEFDFVFACMTPAIASIEHIQRMNMISKKYCMLERTVYEKDSVQEEIEQLLGRKLFRLPHNDKNYVYGVWNILWLMGYCPEVVFDKQVRSTTHTIEDYIQGIDYSPEEKTAVMQLLTGKAKDSMIAAEESVVKAIILWDTETRL, encoded by the coding sequence ATGGAACTAACGATGTATGATTTTGAACAGTATATTCACAAAGACCAAAACGAAGCCCGTGCCGAACAGATGTGGGATAATAAAAGTCAAGACTTTTATGAACGCACCGAAAAAAAACCAAAACAGTTTGCCAATGGTTTTGTATTCCGGCTCATAAAAGACCGACAACTGCTCAAAGCGGATACTCGCATTCTGGATATCGGGTGCGGAACAGGAAGGCATTTACTTGAATTTGCGGCATATACTCCGCACCTTACCGGTATCGATATTTCTTCAAAGATGCTTGCGTATGCGCAAGAAAAATTGCAGCATATCCCGCAAGCAAAGCTGATTCATGGAAACTGGATGGAAACCTTTAACACAGAAAATGAATTCGATTTTGTATTCGCCTGTATGACGCCTGCTATCGCCTCCATCGAACATATACAGCGGATGAATATGATTTCAAAAAAATACTGCATGCTGGAGCGGACTGTGTATGAAAAAGATTCCGTTCAAGAAGAGATAGAGCAGCTCCTTGGGCGGAAATTATTTAGGTTACCGCATAACGATAAAAACTATGTCTACGGTGTGTGGAATATACTCTGGCTTATGGGCTACTGCCCCGAAGTTGTGTTTGATAAGCAAGTCCGCAGTACAACTCATACTATTGAAGATTATATACAAGGAATTGATTATAGCCCGGAAGAAAAAACAGCCGTTATGCAGCTTTTAACTGGAAAAGCAAAAGACAGTATGATTGCTGCGGAAGAGTCTGTGGTAAAAGCAATTATCCTGTGGGATACGGAAACAAGACTGTAG
- a CDS encoding PadR family transcriptional regulator, with translation MNINEKSKFKHLTAFILVILAKQPLNPRDIHSILLQDFPGFTIDMSTVYRCLSSLEKEGLVTMEWELPPEGAARKKYAITQSGKDDLHEWKEDIEIRKHNFEVFLQKFNERKV, from the coding sequence ATGAATATCAATGAAAAATCGAAGTTTAAACATTTGACGGCATTTATCTTAGTTATTCTTGCAAAACAGCCGCTTAATCCGCGGGATATACACTCAATCCTACTGCAAGATTTTCCCGGCTTTACAATCGATATGTCAACAGTGTACCGCTGTCTGAGCAGTTTGGAAAAAGAAGGCTTGGTAACGATGGAATGGGAATTGCCGCCGGAAGGAGCTGCCCGGAAAAAATATGCGATTACGCAAAGCGGAAAAGATGATTTACATGAATGGAAGGAAGATATAGAAATCCGCAAACATAATTTTGAGGTGTTTTTACAAAAATTTAATGAAAGGAAGGTGTAA
- a CDS encoding Txe/YoeB family addiction module toxin, whose amino-acid sequence MNKLFTDEAWNDYIYWFNTDKKILEKINDLIKEIERTPFTGKGKPEPLKHALSGYWSRRINQEHRIVYQADEKQLVFISFRYHYKK is encoded by the coding sequence ATGAATAAGCTTTTTACAGATGAAGCATGGAATGACTATATCTATTGGTTTAATACCGATAAAAAAATTTTGGAAAAAATAAACGATCTGATAAAAGAAATAGAACGAACGCCGTTTACAGGAAAAGGAAAACCTGAACCGCTCAAACATGCTTTATCGGGATACTGGTCGAGAAGAATCAATCAGGAACATCGAATAGTGTATCAGGCGGATGAAAAGCAACTGGTATTTATTTCGTTCAGATATCACTATAAAAAATGA
- a CDS encoding type II toxin-antitoxin system Phd/YefM family antitoxin, whose amino-acid sequence MDVITYSDLRRNLKTYMDKVYYDYEPLMIARKNSENLVLLSVHEYNSLVETDYLLRNEANAEHLKKSIEQHRNGNLHSHELLENE is encoded by the coding sequence ATGGATGTTATTACGTATTCCGATTTACGGCGAAACTTAAAAACATATATGGACAAAGTGTATTATGATTATGAACCGTTAATGATTGCACGGAAAAATTCTGAAAATCTTGTACTATTATCGGTACATGAATACAACAGTCTGGTTGAAACCGATTATCTGCTGCGCAACGAAGCAAACGCCGAACACCTAAAAAAGTCGATTGAACAGCATAGAAACGGCAATTTGCACAGCCATGAGCTTTTAGAAAATGAATAA
- a CDS encoding ABC transporter ATP-binding protein: MIPDEILRVENLTVRYRSADSKRKTHEPNAAGNTGKAETQTAAIGDADKTELQATAAGDAGKTEVQTTTAGDTRKTETQNTAAADTDRTETGIRNVSFSLKRGELCGIIGESGGGKSTLLSAIMGLLQEKRGGGAVNAGSAAEVTGKIIYNGREIQSAGKAEWKNLRFKEIGLVFQNQDERLNPALIVGEQIAEVLRKEITDTTLLEQELAVVLHSVGLEPSVKGRYPHELSGGLRQRVFIAMAICLHPPLLLIDEPTTALDPASKQQILQLLQKIHREYGTAMLIVSHDLEVIETLTDNLMVLLHGYIIEKGKTKNILEEAKHPYTAALLQSSTYLNPWKDLWGIKEADERQSCPFYERCTQKSSECLSYTPYLPPECSEGCTCAKNGIQTILSVRNISKTFDTGKEKTVAVKDCSLRVRHGEIVALLGKSGSGKTTVLHIIAGLLNKDAGSIVFNGTAIEKNDLLAREHVLQIVEQDAFSSMNTALTVQEIIAEPSVIRYHKGAAAFTETAVKYAKLCGLPADAAMLNKKARELSGGQRQKTAIARALSMQPVLLLADEINAMLDDSSKVNIMRLLKQLQYELGFSMLLVTHDIDLVKKVADYVYRMDAGRIVEEGRITKVFGKEN; the protein is encoded by the coding sequence ATGATACCGGACGAAATACTCAGGGTTGAAAACCTCACGGTAAGATACCGCAGCGCAGATTCAAAACGGAAAACGCACGAACCGAACGCTGCCGGCAATACAGGCAAGGCGGAGACACAAACGGCTGCAATCGGTGATGCCGATAAGACAGAGCTTCAGGCTACCGCAGCAGGTGATGCCGGTAAGACAGAGGTTCAGACTACCACAGCCGGTGATACCCGTAAGACAGAGACTCAGAACACCGCAGCCGCTGATACTGATAGAACCGAAACCGGCATACGGAACGTGAGCTTTTCGTTAAAGCGGGGAGAACTTTGCGGCATTATCGGGGAGTCCGGCGGCGGGAAAAGCACATTGCTTTCAGCTATTATGGGCTTACTGCAGGAAAAGCGCGGCGGCGGAGCTGTCAATGCCGGTAGTGCGGCTGAAGTAACCGGCAAGATCATCTACAACGGCAGAGAAATACAAAGTGCCGGAAAAGCCGAATGGAAGAATCTCCGCTTTAAGGAAATCGGTTTGGTCTTTCAAAATCAGGATGAGCGGCTCAATCCTGCGCTGATCGTGGGAGAGCAAATTGCCGAAGTTCTGCGCAAAGAAATAACCGATACTACGCTGCTGGAACAAGAACTTGCTGTAGTGCTCCATTCCGTCGGACTGGAACCGAGTGTAAAAGGCCGGTATCCGCATGAACTTTCGGGAGGTCTGCGGCAGCGGGTGTTTATCGCAATGGCAATTTGCCTGCATCCGCCGCTCCTGTTAATCGACGAGCCGACAACCGCGTTGGATCCCGCATCAAAGCAACAGATATTGCAGCTTTTACAAAAGATTCACCGTGAATACGGTACGGCGATGCTGATTGTTTCCCATGATCTTGAAGTGATTGAAACCCTTACTGATAATCTGATGGTGCTGCTGCACGGATATATTATCGAAAAAGGTAAAACGAAAAACATCTTGGAAGAGGCAAAGCACCCGTACACCGCTGCGCTGCTGCAATCAAGTACCTATCTAAATCCATGGAAGGATTTGTGGGGCATTAAAGAAGCGGATGAACGCCAAAGCTGTCCGTTTTATGAGCGGTGTACACAAAAAAGCAGCGAGTGTTTATCGTATACGCCGTATCTACCGCCGGAATGCAGCGAAGGATGCACGTGTGCAAAAAACGGCATACAAACCATTTTAAGCGTCCGGAATATTTCAAAGACGTTTGATACGGGGAAAGAAAAAACAGTCGCCGTCAAAGACTGCTCTCTGCGGGTGCGGCATGGAGAAATTGTTGCGCTCCTCGGAAAGTCGGGTTCGGGGAAAACGACCGTACTGCATATCATTGCAGGGCTTTTGAACAAAGATGCAGGTTCCATCGTGTTTAACGGCACAGCAATAGAAAAAAACGATTTGCTTGCACGGGAACATGTCCTGCAAATTGTAGAACAGGATGCCTTTTCTTCAATGAACACTGCGCTCACCGTACAGGAAATTATTGCCGAACCCTCCGTCATCCGCTATCATAAAGGAGCCGCTGCCTTTACGGAAACAGCGGTGAAGTATGCAAAGCTATGCGGTCTTCCCGCCGATGCTGCAATGCTGAATAAAAAAGCGCGGGAACTATCCGGCGGACAGCGGCAAAAAACGGCGATTGCACGGGCGCTTTCGATGCAGCCGGTCTTGCTGCTTGCAGATGAAATAAACGCTATGCTCGACGATTCATCCAAGGTGAATATCATGCGGCTTTTAAAACAGCTGCAATACGAGCTGGGCTTTTCGATGCTGCTGGTTACACACGACATCGATCTTGTAAAAAAAGTCGCCGACTATGTGTACCGTATGGATGCCGGACGCATTGTGGAAGAAGGCCGCATAACGAAAGTGTTTGGTAAAGAGAATTGA
- a CDS encoding ABC transporter permease: MSKPRNTLPYVPCLFLCAVVCAACLPHFSFLKSGTVPSGQALSPPSQEHWFGTDDLGIDLFASVCYGAKSSLLLSVGSAVVAAIGGSIIGMLAGYAGGIIDTLIVSIIDFFIGIPDLLLMVVLGVFLGPGLANIIFAISLVSWIMPAKIVRSEVLKIKTENYIRLSKAYGAHFWHIFAWHLWKPLFSIILVSVIKIMNKAILAEASLAYLGLGDPLSKSWGMTITRAMDFPTIYLTDFWKWWLVFPTTVMVCTVLSVAAIGRWMELRIGGRTRS, encoded by the coding sequence GTGAGTAAGCCTCGAAATACACTGCCGTATGTGCCCTGTCTTTTTTTATGCGCCGTTGTGTGTGCTGCCTGCTTACCTCATTTCTCATTTTTGAAATCGGGCACCGTACCCAGCGGACAAGCGCTCAGTCCGCCGTCGCAGGAGCATTGGTTCGGTACGGATGATCTCGGTATCGATCTTTTTGCATCGGTTTGTTATGGAGCAAAAAGCAGTCTGCTCTTATCGGTTGGAAGCGCCGTGGTTGCAGCAATCGGCGGTAGTATTATCGGAATGCTTGCAGGCTATGCAGGCGGTATTATCGACACATTGATCGTGAGTATCATCGATTTTTTTATCGGTATTCCCGATCTGCTGCTCATGGTGGTGCTCGGCGTTTTTTTAGGGCCGGGCTTAGCGAATATCATCTTTGCTATTTCTCTTGTATCGTGGATAATGCCTGCGAAAATTGTCAGAAGCGAAGTGCTGAAAATAAAAACGGAAAATTATATCCGGCTTTCAAAAGCCTACGGCGCACATTTTTGGCATATCTTTGCGTGGCATCTTTGGAAGCCGCTTTTTTCTATTATATTGGTGAGCGTGATTAAGATTATGAACAAAGCAATTCTGGCGGAAGCCTCTTTAGCGTATTTGGGGCTTGGTGATCCGCTGTCAAAAAGCTGGGGCATGACTATTACCCGCGCAATGGATTTCCCTACTATTTACCTCACGGATTTTTGGAAGTGGTGGCTCGTATTCCCCACTACCGTTATGGTCTGTACCGTGCTTTCCGTTGCTGCAATCGGCAGATGGATGGAGCTGCGTATTGGAGGGCGTACCCGCTCATGA
- a CDS encoding ABC transporter permease, with the protein MRIKYIVLFFALITAHFFLPRLMRTDPFVFISSDGTEVASYSEEEIDKYKAYYGLDKPLWKQYLHYVAGIAFGNLGYSIYFKDTVVSLIFKRLVWTAGIVCASLLISLMLGLCFGIMSAWCAGKRLDGFLYHTMTGLSEIPSFLTANVILMFFIIHWRVLPTSGGITPFLPLEFTLPVIIDIIKHAVLPALTLSLLKTPDFYFVTRSAMLRQLQKKYVETAQAKSLGAFTIAVKHCLPNASNPIITRFLLSLQTLFNGALIVENVFKYPGIGKLIRDAVFYRDYLLLQGIFFVVTVFILCISALGEAVYRRTDRSAA; encoded by the coding sequence ATGAGGATAAAATATATTGTTTTATTCTTTGCTTTGATTACCGCTCATTTTTTTCTTCCCCGCTTGATGCGTACAGACCCCTTTGTGTTCATCTCCTCAGACGGAACGGAGGTCGCAAGCTACAGCGAGGAAGAAATCGATAAGTACAAAGCGTATTACGGGCTGGATAAACCGCTATGGAAGCAGTATCTGCATTACGTGGCGGGTATTGCTTTCGGCAATTTAGGTTACAGCATTTACTTTAAAGATACGGTAGTGAGCCTTATCTTTAAACGGCTGGTGTGGACGGCGGGAATTGTCTGCGCTTCTCTGCTGATTAGTTTGATGCTTGGGCTGTGCTTTGGAATAATGAGCGCATGGTGTGCAGGCAAACGGCTTGACGGTTTTTTGTATCATACGATGACGGGACTTTCGGAAATTCCGTCGTTTTTAACGGCGAATGTTATTCTGATGTTTTTTATTATCCACTGGAGGGTTTTGCCGACATCGGGCGGTATAACACCGTTTTTACCGCTTGAGTTTACCCTGCCTGTGATCATTGATATTATCAAACACGCCGTGCTGCCTGCGCTGACCTTATCCTTGCTCAAAACACCGGATTTTTATTTTGTAACACGGAGCGCGATGCTGCGGCAGCTGCAAAAAAAATATGTAGAAACCGCGCAGGCAAAATCATTAGGCGCTTTCACCATTGCGGTAAAGCACTGCCTACCAAATGCATCAAATCCGATTATCACCCGTTTTTTACTCAGCCTGCAAACGCTGTTTAACGGAGCGCTCATTGTAGAAAATGTCTTTAAGTATCCCGGTATCGGCAAACTGATTAGGGATGCTGTCTTTTATCGTGACTATCTGTTGCTGCAAGGCATTTTCTTTGTTGTTACCGTGTTTATCTTGTGCATCAGTGCATTGGGAGAAGCAGTGTACCGGCGGACTGACAGGAGCGCAGCGTGA
- a CDS encoding ABC transporter substrate-binding protein translates to MKKGLIPWLAKEWTVSEDGQTYTFTLVDNVTWHDGKPLTAEDVAFTVKYFEAHPPMRGGLMLHGKYLMDSVTVNGNTVTIHIPEYTPTALEKIGSMRIIPKHVWEKVEDPAKFSGEGDVVGSGPYKLASYQSEQGAYKMVRFDKFWGLKPAVSAIEWIPVSDPILAFNNGEIDITNLPADLVKNYENNSEFKIVKNFGLHDFRFYFNFDKVPAFREKEVRQAIAYAIDRHELIEKLERGSGLEGSQGYLHPAHPMYNPNLPQYEFNPEKAKELMKGKKISAQLTVGSSPKEVKMAELIKIRLADIGITLDVVSVDSKARDGMIRDKTYQTAIVESGGMGGDADMLREIYSSKMKKPHLAGYANAQLDDLLYRQSIERNAETRKQLIYDVQEILADEIPMLLLYGKIDNTVYRPAKYDRWTVRYDHAKLDHPKLSYIER, encoded by the coding sequence ATGAAAAAAGGGCTGATTCCGTGGCTCGCAAAGGAATGGACGGTGAGCGAAGACGGGCAAACCTATACGTTTACACTTGTCGATAATGTAACGTGGCATGACGGAAAGCCGCTGACGGCGGAAGACGTTGCGTTTACGGTCAAGTATTTTGAAGCACACCCGCCGATGCGCGGAGGTCTGATGCTGCACGGCAAGTATCTGATGGATTCCGTTACCGTCAACGGCAATACGGTTACCATTCACATACCGGAATATACGCCGACCGCGTTGGAAAAAATCGGCAGTATGCGCATCATCCCCAAGCACGTCTGGGAAAAAGTCGAAGACCCTGCAAAATTTTCCGGCGAAGGCGATGTTGTCGGATCGGGGCCGTATAAATTAGCTTCCTATCAGAGCGAACAGGGCGCGTACAAAATGGTACGGTTTGACAAATTTTGGGGATTAAAGCCTGCGGTTTCCGCAATAGAATGGATTCCTGTCAGTGATCCTATTTTGGCATTTAACAACGGCGAAATTGACATTACCAACTTGCCTGCCGACCTTGTAAAAAATTACGAAAACAACAGCGAATTTAAAATCGTGAAAAATTTCGGTTTACATGATTTCCGTTTCTATTTTAATTTTGATAAAGTTCCTGCCTTCCGCGAAAAAGAAGTCCGTCAGGCAATCGCGTATGCCATAGACCGGCATGAGCTTATTGAAAAACTTGAACGCGGTTCGGGACTGGAAGGCAGCCAAGGCTATCTGCACCCCGCGCATCCGATGTACAATCCTAATCTTCCTCAGTACGAGTTCAACCCTGAAAAGGCAAAGGAGCTGATGAAGGGTAAAAAGATTTCAGCGCAGTTGACCGTGGGCAGTTCACCCAAAGAGGTAAAGATGGCGGAGCTGATTAAAATCAGATTGGCGGATATCGGGATTACGCTGGATGTTGTCAGTGTCGACTCTAAAGCGCGGGACGGCATGATCCGGGATAAGACCTATCAGACTGCGATTGTGGAATCGGGCGGTATGGGCGGCGATGCGGATATGCTGCGCGAAATTTATTCATCCAAGATGAAAAAGCCGCACCTTGCCGGATATGCCAATGCCCAGCTGGATGATCTTTTGTATCGGCAGTCGATAGAACGGAATGCGGAAACACGGAAACAGCTGATCTATGATGTGCAGGAAATTCTTGCGGACGAAATTCCGATGCTGCTGCTCTATGGTAAAATCGATAATACGGTGTACCGCCCGGCGAAGTACGACCGGTGGACGGTGCGGTATGATCATGCAAAATTGGATCACCCCAAGTTATCGTATATAGAGCGGTAA
- a CDS encoding ATP-binding protein translates to MVKRTAEEALRRLASQFPVIGITGPRQSGKSTLAKAVFPDKKYVTFDDRTMRDLAASNPNDFIMAFPDGAVIDEAQKVPEIFDAIKLHVDREHSAPGTFIVTGSSQLRLKANMTDSLAGRAAFLKLLPFSIHELQTGGVLPDNPYTLIFSGQYPPLYDTDRHFIPEDWYENYIDTYLDLDIRDQINSGNISLFKKFVQICAVQSGQLLSMDSIARDTGISAPTVKSWLSILEASFIIHFLEPNTNNLGRSIVKTPKLYFVDSGLMCHLLRLETKEDLLLSRYKGAAVETFAVSELLKYRMNQGKKANLTFFRDSKGLEVDTIADWNRTFAIEIKSSNAPDAKLSRSTKKYLQLLNDETAKNAVFYLSDMSMDINGTSYVSWRDWEKHLQ, encoded by the coding sequence ATGGTTAAAAGGACAGCGGAAGAGGCGTTGCGACGATTGGCTTCTCAGTTTCCGGTGATTGGGATAACCGGGCCGCGGCAGAGCGGGAAATCAACACTGGCAAAAGCGGTTTTCCCTGATAAAAAATATGTGACGTTTGATGACCGAACAATGCGGGATCTTGCAGCGTCGAATCCGAATGACTTTATTATGGCGTTTCCCGATGGTGCGGTGATTGATGAGGCGCAGAAAGTGCCGGAAATCTTTGATGCGATAAAATTGCATGTGGATCGGGAACACAGTGCTCCGGGAACGTTTATCGTAACGGGTTCCAGTCAGCTCCGGTTAAAAGCAAATATGACGGACAGTTTGGCGGGGCGGGCGGCGTTTTTGAAGCTGCTGCCGTTTTCTATTCACGAGTTACAGACGGGCGGTGTGCTGCCGGACAATCCGTATACGCTGATTTTTTCGGGGCAATATCCGCCCCTCTATGATACTGACCGGCACTTTATTCCGGAGGATTGGTATGAAAATTATATCGATACCTACTTGGACTTGGATATACGGGATCAGATCAATTCCGGCAATATTTCTCTGTTTAAGAAGTTTGTTCAAATCTGCGCGGTGCAGAGCGGGCAGCTGCTTTCTATGGATAGCATTGCGAGGGATACCGGCATTTCCGCACCGACGGTCAAGAGCTGGCTTTCTATTTTAGAGGCTTCGTTTATTATCCACTTCCTTGAACCGAACACCAATAATCTTGGAAGAAGTATCGTAAAAACACCGAAGCTCTATTTTGTTGATTCCGGGCTGATGTGTCATCTTTTGCGGCTGGAAACAAAAGAGGATTTACTCTTGAGTAGATACAAGGGAGCAGCGGTTGAGACCTTTGCCGTTTCGGAATTACTGAAATATCGCATGAATCAGGGCAAAAAAGCGAATCTAACCTTTTTTAGGGACAGCAAGGGCTTGGAGGTAGATACGATTGCGGATTGGAACCGCACTTTTGCGATTGAGATAAAAAGCTCCAATGCCCCGGATGCAAAGCTGTCGCGCAGCACAAAAAAATATTTGCAGCTGCTGAATGATGAAACGGCAAAAAATGCGGTGTTTTATTTATCCGATATGAGTATGGACATCAACGGTACTTCCTATGTGAGCTGGCGCGATTGGGAAAAGCATTTACAGTGA